One genomic window of Fusarium verticillioides 7600 chromosome 2, whole genome shotgun sequence includes the following:
- a CDS encoding 3'(2'),5'-bisphosphate nucleotidase: protein MPTATPKFFFSRSFILFLLTLILAILVSPAFIPRLRQLSSHLILLQRPLTTMASPSYASELQIAQLAVQRATILTKRVFHEKAKGTVDKNDKSPVTIGDFGAQALIIAALRHNFPDDAIVAEEEAAQLRDDANLKQTIWELVSSTKLDDEDAEKQLGGPIKDVDDMLELIDRGGSQGGSSGRIWAIDPIDGTKGFLRGGQYAVCLGLMVDGDVKVGVLGCPNLPVDDSARLTSDIGSNATDEGRGVVFSAVQGHGANSRPLTSGALAAEKPISMRSIDDLSKATFCESVEAGHSAHDDQALISKKLGITQESVRMDSQAKYGSIARGAGDIYLRLPVKATYQEKIWDHAAGDLIVREAGGQVTDIHGKRLDFSVGRTLANNKGVIAAPAAVHGKVLEAVQEVLSAKQS from the coding sequence ATGCCCACTGCTACTCcaaagttcttcttctctagATCCTTTATTCTTTTCTTATTGACTCTCATCCTGGCTATCCTTGTTTCGCCAGCCTTCATTCCCCGTCTCCGCCAACTCTCTTCCCAccttatccttctccaacGACCGCTCACAACCATGGCTTCTCCATCTTACGCCTCAGAGCTTCAGATCGCCCAATTGGCCGTTCAGCGTGCTACGATTCTCACCAAGCGCGTCTTCCACGAAAAGGCAAAGGGAACTGTTGATAAGAATGACAAGAGCCCTGTCACCATTGGCGACTTTGGCGCCCAggccctcatcatcgccgctcTCCGCCACAACTTCCCTGACGACGCTATCGtcgccgaggaggaagctgcGCAGCTCCGTGACGATGCAAACCTGAAGCAGACTATCTGGGAGCTCGTCAGCTCTACAAAgctcgacgatgaagatgctgagaagcaaCTTGGTGGCCCTAtcaaggatgttgacgatatGTTGGAATTGATCGATAGAGGTGGCAGCCAGGGTGGTTCCAGCGGTCGTATATGGGCAATCGATCCCATTGACGGTACAAAGGGCTTCCTCCGTGGTGGCCAATACGCTGTCTGCCTTGGTCTCATGGTTGACGGTGACGTCAAGGTCGGTGTCCTTGGCTGCCCTAACCTCCCAGTTGACGACTCAGCCCGTCTTACCTCCGACATTGGCTCCAATGCCACCGATGAGGGTCGTGGTGTTGTTTTCTCTGCTGTGCAGGGCCATGGCGCGAACAGCCGACCTCTTACTTCTGGCGCTCTTGCTGCCGAAAAGCCTATTTCCATGCGAAGCATTGATGATCTCTCCAAGGCTACCTTCTGCgagagtgttgaggctggccaCTCAGCGCACGACGACCAGGCCCTtatctcgaagaagctcggtATTACCCAGGAGAGTGTCCGCATGGACAGTCAGGCTAAGTATGGCTCTATTGCCCGCGGTGCTGGCGACATCTACCTCCGTCTGCCTGTCAAAGCCACATATCAGGAGAAGATCTGGGATCACGCTGCCGGCGACCTCATTGTTCGTGAGGCTGGCGGCCAAGTAACTGACATTCACGGAAAGCGTCTCGACTTCAGCGTAGGACGCACTCtggccaacaacaagggCGTTATTGCcgctcctgctgctgttcaCGGCAAGGTTCTCGAAGCTGTCCAGGAGGTTCTGAGCGCCAAGCAGTCATAA
- a CDS encoding tubulin beta chain, with amino-acid sequence MREIVHLQTGQCGNQIGAAFWQTISGEHGLDSNGVYNGTSELQLERMSVYFNEASGNKYVPRAVLVDLEPGTMDAVRAGPFGQLFRPDNFVFGQSGAGNNWAKGHYTEGAELVDQVLDVVRREAEGCDCLQGFQITHSLGGGTGAGMGTLLISKIREEFPDRMMATFSVVPSPKVSDTVVEPYNATLSVHQLVENSDETFCIDNEALYDICMRTLKLSNPSYGDLNYLVSAVMSGVTTCLRFPGQLNSDLRKLAVNMVPFPRLHFFMVGFAPLTSRGAHSFRAVSVPELTQQMFDPKNMMAASDFRNGRYLTCSAIFRGRVAMKEVEDQMRNVQNKNSSYFVEWIPNNIQTALCAIPPRGLTMSSTFIGNSTSIQELFKRVGEQFTAMFRRKAFLHWYTGEGMDEMEFTEAESNMNDLVSEYQQYQDAGIDEEEEEYEEELPEGEE; translated from the exons ATGCGTGAGATT GTTCACCTCCAGACCGGTCAGTGC GGTAACCAAATTGGTGCTGCTTTCTGGCAAACCATCTCTGGCGAGCACGGCCTCGACAGCAATGGTGTCTACAATGGTACCTCCGAGCTTCAGCTCGAGCGCATGAGTGTTTACTTCAACGAG GCCTCTGGCAACAAGTATGTTCCCCGAGCCGTCCTCGTCGACCTCGAGCCTGGTACCATGGACGCCGTCCGTGCTGGTCCCTTCGGTCAGCTCTTCCGTCCCGACAACTTCGTTTTCGGTCAGTCCGGTGCTGGAAACAACTGGGCCAAGGGTCACTACACTGAGGGTGCCGAACTTGTCGACCAGGTTCTCGACGTCGTCCGCCGTGAGGCTGAGGGCTGCGATTGCCTCCAGGGTTTCCAGATCACCCACTCTCTCGGTGGTGGTACCGGTGCCGGTATGGGTACTCTGCTCATTTCCAAGATCCGCGAGGAATTCCCTGACCGAATGATGGCCACCTTCTCCGTCGTTCCCTCCCCCAAGGTCTCTGACACCGTCGTTGAGCCCTACAATGCCACCCTCTCCGTCCACCAGCTGGTCGAGAACTCCGATGAGACCTTCTGTATCGATAACGAGGCCCTCTACGATATCTGCATGCGCACCCTGAAGCTGTCCAACCCCTCCTACGGTGACCTCAACTACCTCGTTTCTGCTGTTATGTCCGGTGTCACCACCTGTCTCCGTTTCCCCGGTCAGCTGAACTCCGATCTCCGAAAGCTCGCCGTCAACATGGTGCCTTTCCCTCGTCTACACTTCTTCATGGTTGGATTTGCTCCTCTGACCAGCCGTGGTGCTCACTCTTTCCGCGCTGTCAGCGTTCCTGAGTTGACCCAACAGATGTTCGACCCCAAGAACATGATGGCTGCTTCGGACTTCCGCAATGGTCGCTACCTGACCTGCTCGGCCATTTT CCGTGGCCGTGTCGCTATGAAGGAGGTCGAGGATCAGATGCGCAACGTCCAGAACAAGAACTCTTCTTACTTCGTTGAATGGATTcccaacaacatccagaCAGCCCTTTGTGCCATCCCTCCCCGAGGACTTACGATGTCTTCGACCTTCATCGGAAACTCCACTTCTATTCAGGAGCTCTTCAAGCGTGTTGGTGAGCAGTTCACTGCCATGTTCCGACGCAAGGCTTTCTTGCATTGGTATACTGGTGAGGGTATGGACGAGATGGAGTTCACTGAGGCTGAGTCCAACATGAATGATCTTGTCTCTGAATACCAGCAGTACCAGGATGCTGGtattgatgaggaggaagaggagtacgaggaggagctccctgagggcgaggagtAA
- a CDS encoding ATP-binding cassette, subfamily F, member 3 yields MEADIRAVLPHIDPIVSEYSVGYLTHASTSYLDEEDTSGESPLNEAASTITELLLSASGQVNAELEEKIKQLVEKWVDKYTEANGGQRRGPSTVKRLDQTIQVSQQRNMSSTLAVATGGVDLESANARKVESKVDRKKLEKAERKIAAKQQKKTFKTVEYEASKLLDQPESTQSYEEFYMAVNPLQMGSSSANKSKDIKLDNIDVSISGNRILTDTTLTLAYGHRYGLVGNNGVGKSTLLRALSRREVAIPLHISILHVEQEITGDDTPAIQAVLDADVWRKVLLKEQDQITARLAELEKQRASLADTSADAARIDRDREAQDTKLGDVQSKLAEMESDKAESRAASILAGLGFSPERQQHATKTFSGGWRMRLALARALFCEPDLLLLDEPSNMLDVPSITFLSEYLQTYPSTVLVVSHDRAFLNEVATDIIHQHSQRLDYYRGANFDTFYATREERKKVAKREYENQMVQRAHLQAFIDKFRYNAAKSSEAQSRIKKLEKMPVLEPPEAEYSVKFTFPEVEKLSPPIVQMSEVTFGYNKDNILLRNVDLDVQLDSRIGIVGPNGAGKTTILKLLIGKLDPSSGLISQHPRLRIGFFAQHHVDALDLNDSAVGFMSKNYPGRTDEEYRRRLGAFGITGTTGLQKMGLLSGGQKSRVAFACLALTNPHILVLDEPSNHLDIEAMDALAEALNEFQGGVLMVSHDVTMLQTVCKSLWVCDGGTVEKFPGDVQAYKKRITAQANAAGVVKQH; encoded by the exons ATGGAGGCCGATATCAGAGCTGTGCTGCCGCACATTGACCCCATAGTCTCCGAGTACTCTGTGGGCTACTTAACGCATGCGTCAACCTCCTACTTGGACGAGGAGGATACATCGGGCGAGTCACCATTGAACGAGGCTGCTTCCACCATCACCGAGCTCCTACTGTCCGCATCTGGCCAAGTCAATGCtgagctggaggagaagatcaaacAATTGGTCGAGAAATGGGTCGACAAGTACACCGAGGCCAATGGAGGCCAGAGACGAGGTCCCTCGACTGTCAAGCGCTTAGACCAGACTATCCAGGTGAGCCAGCAGCGCAACATGTCGTCCACCTTAGCTGTGGCGACCGGTGGCGTGGACCTGGAGTCTGCAAACGCAAGGAAGGTTGAGTCCAAGGTCGATcgcaagaagcttgagaaggcAGAGAGAAAGATTGCCGccaagcagcagaagaagaccttcaagactgtcgagTATGAGGCATCCAAACTGCTTGACCAACCCGAGTCAACCCAGTCATACGAAGAGTTCTATATGGCTGTCAACCCTCTGCAAATGGGCTCCAGCTCCGCAAACAAGTCAAAGGATATCAAATTGGACAACATCGATGTGTCGATCAGTGGAAATCGCATTCTTACAGACACAACGCTCACTCTTGCCTATGGCCACCGTTATGGTTTGGTTGGTAACAACGGTGTTGGTAAATCGACACTGCTTCGAGCTCTGTCTCGCCGTGAGGTTGCAATTCCACTCCACATCTCCATTCTGcatgttgaacaagaa ATCACTGGTGACGACACCCCAGCCATCCAGGCGGTTCTCGACGCCGATGTTTGGCGCAAGGTTCTATTGAAGGAGCAAGAT CAAATTACGGCTCGCCTGGCAGAATTGGAGAAGCAACGTGCTTCCCTGGCCGATACATCTGCTGACGCGGCAAGAATCGATCGTGATAGAGAGGCCCAGGATACCAAGTTGGGAGATGTTCAGTCCAAGTTGGCCGAAATGGAGTCAGATAAAGCCGAGTCACGAGCTGCTAGTATTCTCGCTGGTCTCGGTTTCTCACCAGAGCGACAGCAGCACGCCACCAAGACCTTCTCTGGTGGTTGGAGAATGCGTCTGGCCCTTGCCCGAGCGCTTTTCTGTGAACCtgacttgcttcttcttgacgaacCGTCTAACATGTTGGACGTTCCTTCGATTACATTCTTGTCCGAGTACCTTCAAACATACCCCAGCACCGTCCTCGTGGTCTCTCACGACAGAGCTTTCCTCAACGAAGTCGCCACCGATATCATTCATCAACACTCTCAGCGTCTCGACTACTACCGTGGAGCCAACTTCGATACCTTCTATGCCACTCGTGAGGAGCGTAAGAAAGTCGCCAAACGAGAGTACGAGAACCAGATGGTGCAGAGAGCCCATCTGCAGGCATTTATCGACAAGTTCCGGTATAACGCCGCCAAGTCTTCAGAAGCCCAGTCCcgtatcaagaagctcgagaagatgcCTGTCCTTGAACCGCCAGAGGCTGAGTACAGCGTCAAATTCACATTCCccgaggtcgagaagctaTCGCCCCCCATTGTACAGATGTCTGAGGTCACTTTTGGTtacaacaaagacaacatcCTGCTCCGCAATGTTGACCTGGATGTCCAGCTGGATTCTCGAATTGGTATCGTCGGACCCAACGGTGCAGGTAAAACAACCATCCTGAAGCTGCTCATTGGTAAGCTGGATCCTTCGTCTGGTCTGATCTCGCAACACCCTCGTCTCCGAATTGGATTCTTCGCTCAGCATCACGTTGATGCCCTTGACCTCAATGACAGTGCTGTGGGTTTCATGTCAAAGAACTATCCGGGACGAACAGATGAAGAATACCGCCGACGACTTGGTGCATTCGGTATCACCGGCACAACGGGCCTACAGAAGATGGGATTACTTTCTGGAGGTCAAAAGTCTCgtgttgcttttgcttgcCTGGCTCTTACGAACCCCCACATTTTGGTTCTTGACGAGCCTTCGAACCATCTTGATattgaagccatggatgcTCTGGCTGAGGCGCTCAACGAATTCCAGGGTGGTGTGCTGATGGTGTCTCACGACGTCACAATGTTGCAGACGGTGTGCAAATCGCTGTGGGTTTGTGATGGCGGCACTGTCGAGAAGTTCCCTGGCGATGTCCAGGCGTACAAGAAGAGGATTACCGCGCAAGCTAATGCTGCAGGTGTTGTTAAGCAGCATTAA